One region of Turicibacter bilis genomic DNA includes:
- a CDS encoding YlbF family regulator, translating into MLNNSEYIELCEAIGDEILSLPICQTYKKLQHEINNNLEILQLINEFEKAKVSYADVERYGGKYHPDYKDVSERLIEAKSNLFQNPSIKAFKACEKEIQSILDEIAKHISQTIEFKIEKKNKACGCGSGNCSR; encoded by the coding sequence TTGTTAAATAATAGTGAATACATAGAATTATGTGAAGCAATAGGTGATGAAATCTTATCACTTCCAATTTGTCAAACCTATAAAAAACTACAACATGAAATAAACAATAATCTAGAGATTCTTCAATTAATAAACGAATTTGAAAAAGCAAAAGTAAGTTATGCAGATGTAGAAAGATATGGAGGTAAATATCATCCTGACTATAAAGACGTTTCAGAAAGGTTGATTGAGGCGAAATCTAACTTGTTTCAAAATCCTTCTATTAAAGCATTTAAAGCATGTGAGAAAGAGATTCAATCAATTTTAGATGAAATAGCAAAACATATCTCTCAAACAATAGAATTCAAAATTGAAAAGAAGAATAAGGCATGTGGATGTGGTAGCGGGAATTGTTCACGCTAA
- a CDS encoding DUF2129 domain-containing protein encodes MDQRRIQVIVYTRKSSVQQKLSQFGHVVYVSKKMNYVCLYINEKQKDSIISKIKNLHGIQKIELGPEVLEAIK; translated from the coding sequence TTGGATCAAAGACGAATTCAAGTTATTGTGTATACAAGAAAATCAAGTGTACAACAGAAATTATCGCAATTTGGGCATGTAGTTTATGTGTCGAAAAAGATGAATTATGTGTGCTTATATATTAATGAAAAACAAAAAGATAGCATTATATCTAAAATTAAAAATCTTCATGGCATTCAGAAAATTGAACTAGGACCTGAGGTTTTAGAAGCAATAAAATAA
- the rpsP gene encoding 30S ribosomal protein S16: MVKLRLTRMGSKKKPFYRIVASNSVSPRDGRFIEVIGTYNPVAQPAIVSINEELAMKWLRNGAQPTDTVRALFSAEGIMTKFHNEKYSK; this comes from the coding sequence ATGGTAAAATTACGTTTAACTCGTATGGGTTCTAAGAAAAAACCTTTCTACCGTATCGTAGCATCTAACTCAGTAAGTCCACGTGACGGACGTTTCATCGAAGTAATCGGGACATATAACCCAGTTGCCCAACCAGCTATCGTTTCAATCAACGAAGAATTAGCAATGAAATGGTTACGTAATGGAGCACAACCAACTGATACAGTTCGTGCTTTATTCTCAGCTGAAGGAATTATGACTAAATTCCACAACGAAAAATACTCTAAATAA
- a CDS encoding KH domain-containing protein encodes MNYISLIENLIRPLIQHQEDLRIKEFPSEAEYILFQVMVNEEDLGRVIGKQGKIANAVRTIAYAAGSQQHKKIKINFDSY; translated from the coding sequence GTGAACTATATTTCATTAATTGAAAACTTGATTCGCCCGCTTATTCAACATCAAGAGGATCTACGTATAAAAGAATTTCCAAGTGAGGCAGAATACATTTTATTTCAAGTCATGGTTAATGAAGAAGATTTAGGACGTGTTATTGGTAAACAAGGAAAGATAGCAAATGCAGTTCGTACAATTGCTTATGCAGCGGGATCTCAACAACATAAAAAGATAAAAATCAATTTTGATTCTTATTAA